A part of Carettochelys insculpta isolate YL-2023 chromosome 1, ASM3395843v1, whole genome shotgun sequence genomic DNA contains:
- the LOC142017519 gene encoding C->U-editing enzyme APOBEC-1-like isoform X1: MLPEINLKTWVSILAGFLISNASVLRNRNRKGNNTHQENNTVQEGIVKTMATGWSGAHESRSITQGWKISVEKFVKNYDPSVLPRVTCLLYEIKWNSTNRTWQRWICSANNTHAEIYFLHDISTKLRRNRFVHCSITCYMSWSPCGDCCREIMDFLEEMPNVNLVIYVARLYWHEDENNRQGLRELESSGVTIQIMDLPVYSYCWKTFVRDEEKDEDDYWPSHLAPWMTLYSLELQFILQSIPSSLNISMDENQSPIFSLCVDEELKRALMSANP; encoded by the exons ATGCTCCCTGAAATTAACTTGAAAACGTGGGTCAGCATTCTGGCGGGTTTTCTAATCTCTAATGCTTCCGTTCTCAGGAATAGAAATAGAAAGGGAAACAACACCCACCAGGAAAACAACACAGTCCAGGAGGGTATCGTGAAAACCATGGCCACTGGCTGGAGCGGAG CTCATGAATCCAGAAGCATCACACAGGG GTGGAAGATATCAGTGGAGAAATTTGTGAAGAATTATGACCCAAGTGTCCTTCCTCGTGTGACATGCCTGCTCTATGAAATCAAGTGGAACTCTACCAATAGGACCTGGCAAAGATGGATATGTAGTGCTAATAATACTCATGCTGAAATTTACTTCCTGCATGATATCTCAACAAAGCTAAGACGAAATCGTTTTGTCCACTGCTCCATCACATGTTACATGTCCTGGAGTCCCTGTGGGGACTGCTGCAGGGAAATCATGGATTTCCTGGAAGAAATGCCTAATGTGAATCTAGTCATTTACGTAGCACGGCTCTACTGGCACGAAGACGAAAATAATCGTCAGGGTCTGCGGGAGCTGGAGAGTAGCGGCGTGACCATCCAAAtcatggacctcccag TTTATAGCTACTGTTGGAAAACATTTGTCCGGGATGAGGAGAAGGATGAAGATGATTATTGGCCCAGTCATCTTGCTCCATGGATGACGCTATATTCTCTCGAACTCCAGTTCATCCTTCAG AGCATACCCTCTTCCTTAAATATTTCAATGGAT
- the LOC142017519 gene encoding C->U-editing enzyme APOBEC-1-like isoform X3, with product MNPEASHRGENECTISTYSARCTDKVGAGRIPISLPSHQWKISVEKFVKNYDPSVLPRVTCLLYEIKWNSTNRTWQRWICSANNTHAEIYFLHDISTKLRRNRFVHCSITCYMSWSPCGDCCREIMDFLEEMPNVNLVIYVARLYWHEDENNRQGLRELESSGVTIQIMDLPVYSYCWKTFVRDEEKDEDDYWPSHLAPWMTLYSLELQFILQSIPSSLNISMDENQSPIFSLCVDEELKRALMSANP from the exons ATGAATCCAGAAGCATCACACAGGGGTGAGAATGAATGCACCATATCCACATACTCTGCAAGATGTACTGACaaagtgggagctgggaggattCCGATCTCACTCCCCTCTCATCA GTGGAAGATATCAGTGGAGAAATTTGTGAAGAATTATGACCCAAGTGTCCTTCCTCGTGTGACATGCCTGCTCTATGAAATCAAGTGGAACTCTACCAATAGGACCTGGCAAAGATGGATATGTAGTGCTAATAATACTCATGCTGAAATTTACTTCCTGCATGATATCTCAACAAAGCTAAGACGAAATCGTTTTGTCCACTGCTCCATCACATGTTACATGTCCTGGAGTCCCTGTGGGGACTGCTGCAGGGAAATCATGGATTTCCTGGAAGAAATGCCTAATGTGAATCTAGTCATTTACGTAGCACGGCTCTACTGGCACGAAGACGAAAATAATCGTCAGGGTCTGCGGGAGCTGGAGAGTAGCGGCGTGACCATCCAAAtcatggacctcccag TTTATAGCTACTGTTGGAAAACATTTGTCCGGGATGAGGAGAAGGATGAAGATGATTATTGGCCCAGTCATCTTGCTCCATGGATGACGCTATATTCTCTCGAACTCCAGTTCATCCTTCAG AGCATACCCTCTTCCTTAAATATTTCAATGGAT
- the LOC142017519 gene encoding C->U-editing enzyme APOBEC-1-like isoform X2 has protein sequence MNAPYPHTLQDVLTKWELGGFRSHSPLISMKADLTLLPCLTLFSPIALSVSPSILLWKISVEKFVKNYDPSVLPRVTCLLYEIKWNSTNRTWQRWICSANNTHAEIYFLHDISTKLRRNRFVHCSITCYMSWSPCGDCCREIMDFLEEMPNVNLVIYVARLYWHEDENNRQGLRELESSGVTIQIMDLPVYSYCWKTFVRDEEKDEDDYWPSHLAPWMTLYSLELQFILQSIPSSLNISMDENQSPIFSLCVDEELKRALMSANP, from the exons ATGAATGCACCATATCCACATACTCTGCAAGATGTACTGACaaagtgggagctgggaggattCCGATCTCACTCCCCTCTCATCAGTATGAAAGCAGATTTAACTCTCCTTCCCTGCCTCACTCTTTTTTCACCCATTGCTCTCTCTGTGTCTCCTTCTATCCTTCT GTGGAAGATATCAGTGGAGAAATTTGTGAAGAATTATGACCCAAGTGTCCTTCCTCGTGTGACATGCCTGCTCTATGAAATCAAGTGGAACTCTACCAATAGGACCTGGCAAAGATGGATATGTAGTGCTAATAATACTCATGCTGAAATTTACTTCCTGCATGATATCTCAACAAAGCTAAGACGAAATCGTTTTGTCCACTGCTCCATCACATGTTACATGTCCTGGAGTCCCTGTGGGGACTGCTGCAGGGAAATCATGGATTTCCTGGAAGAAATGCCTAATGTGAATCTAGTCATTTACGTAGCACGGCTCTACTGGCACGAAGACGAAAATAATCGTCAGGGTCTGCGGGAGCTGGAGAGTAGCGGCGTGACCATCCAAAtcatggacctcccag TTTATAGCTACTGTTGGAAAACATTTGTCCGGGATGAGGAGAAGGATGAAGATGATTATTGGCCCAGTCATCTTGCTCCATGGATGACGCTATATTCTCTCGAACTCCAGTTCATCCTTCAG AGCATACCCTCTTCCTTAAATATTTCAATGGAT